Proteins from a single region of Liolophura sinensis isolate JHLJ2023 unplaced genomic scaffold, CUHK_Ljap_v2 scaffold_441, whole genome shotgun sequence:
- the LOC135481678 gene encoding uncharacterized protein LOC135481678 encodes MGSTLSDSHMQEMGVFQVAVNAQRQSENEHWNSYRDGRITSSIFSNVLSFKGESPNYLVKFILHHSSIISSEAIQYGMKNEPIQGQMGICEHNWCDFVLFTGNSNIFVERIHKDKDYLCNMLSNLCTFYHKYVYPKLLRKPAEE; translated from the exons ATGGGGTCCACTCTCTCTGACTCTCATATGCAGGAGATGGGTGTATTCCAG GTGGCTGTGAATGCCCAGC GTCAGTCGGAAAATGAACACTGGAATTCTTATCGTGATGGAAGAATTACTTCTTCCATATTTTCTAATGTTTTGTCGTTCAAGGGTGAAAGCCCAAATTACTTGGTTAAGTTCATTTTGCATCACAGCTCCATTATATCATCAGAGGCCATCCAATATGGGATGAAGAATGAGCCA ATACAGGGACAGATGGGTATATGTGAGCACAATTggtgtgattttgttttatttactggCAATTCTAATATATTTGTTGAACGAATCCACAAAGACAAAGATTACTTGTGTAACATGCTTTCAAATCTGTGCacattttatcataaatatgtataccCAAAGCTGCTGCGGAAACCAGCTGAAGAGTGA